In Malus sylvestris chromosome 15, drMalSylv7.2, whole genome shotgun sequence, a single genomic region encodes these proteins:
- the LOC126605191 gene encoding pentatricopeptide repeat-containing protein At4g30700-like → MISRNISSCRAPKFDRNFFLGLLNNATCLSHLTQTHAQIILNGYQNDLATVTKLTHKFSDLKAMRNARDLFLSIPRPDLFLFNVVIRGFAANAAPYSAISLYTHLRKNTNLKPDKFTYAFAVSAASGFKDEKYGILLHAHSIVDGLGSNLYVGSIVVDFYFTVSRVELAQKVFDGMPEKDTILWNTMISGLVRNCYYADSMQVFGDMVGGGMGFDSTTLATVLPAVAELQELKAGMRVHCLAMKAGYHSDVHVHTGLVSLYSKCKELETARLLFGHISQPDLICYNAMIAGYTCNNETESSVSLFRDLLASGEKVNSSTIVGLIPVSSPFGHLHLTGSLQTFCVKSGIVSHPSVSTAFVTVYCRLNEIELARQLFDQSKEKTLASWNAMISGYTQNGLTETAISLFREMMSEFSPNPVTVTSILSACAQLGAISLGKWAHGLIKSKNLESNIYVLTSLVDMYAKCGSIVEARKLFDSMTEKNVVTWNAMISAYGLHGDGHEALKLFTEMLHSGISPSAVTFLSVLYACSHAGLVREGEEILDHMVHNHGFEPLPEHYACMVDILGRAGKLEKALEFIKEMPVEPGPPVWGALLGACMIHKNTELARVASENLFELDPDNTGYYVLLSNVYSADRNFPKAASVRQVVKNRNLAKTPGCTLVEIGETPHVFTCGDRSHPQATAIYRMLDELMGKMAEAGFQTETVTALHDVEEEEKELMMKVHSEKLAIAFALIETAPGAEIRIFKNLRVCLDCHNATKFISKITERVIVVRDANRFHHFKDGICSCGDYW, encoded by the coding sequence ATGATTAGCAGGAACATAAGCAGCTGCCGCGCGCCAAAATTTGATCGGAATTTCTTCCTCGGACTTCTCAACAATGCGACCTGTCTCTCTCACCTGACCCAGACCCACGCGCAGATCATCCTCAATGGCTACCAAAACGACCTCGCCACCGTCACCAAGCTCACCCACAAGTTCTCCGACCTCAAGGCCATGCGCAACGCACGTGACCTCTTCCTCTCCATTCCAAGACCCGACCTTTTCCTCTTCAACGTCGTCATCCGAGGCTTCGCTGCCAATGCCGCGCCTTACTCTGCCATTTCTCTCTACACCCATTTGCGGAAGAACACTAATCTTAAACCCGACAAGTTTACCTACGCTTTCGCCGTGTCGGCCGCTTCGGGGTTTAAGGACGAGAAATATGGGATTTTGCTGCACGCCCATTCGATTGTTGATGGGTTAGGATCGAATTTGTATGTAGGGTCGATTGTTGTTGACTTTTACTTCACGGTTTCCCGGGTTGAGCTAGCACAGAAGGTGTTTGATGGAATGCCCGAGAAGGACACGATTTTGTGGAATACGATGATATCTGGGTTGGTGAGGAATTGTTATTACGCCGATTCGATGCAGGTTTTTGGAGATATGGTTGGGGGTGGGATGGGTTTTGATTCGACGACGTTGGCAACCGTGCTTCCTGCAGTGGCAGAGTTGCAGGAGTTGAAAGCAGGGATGAGAGTTCATTGTTTGGCTATGAAGGCTGGATATCATTCTGATGTTCATGTGCATACCGGATTGGTTTCGTTGTATTCGAAGTGTAAGGAGCTAGAGACGGCAAGGTTATTATTTGGACACATTAGCCAGCCGGATTTGATATGTTATAATGCAATGATTGCTGGATACACTTGCAACAATGAGACCGAATCATCTGTTAGTCTTTTCAGGGATTTGCTTGCTTCTGGGGAGAAAGTTAATTCAAGCACAATTGTTGGGTTGATTCCTGTGTCTTCTCCCTTTGGTCATCTGCATCTCACTGGCTCTCTTCAAACTTTCTGTGTGAAATCTGGTATTGTTTCACATCCTTCTGTCTCGACTGCATTTGTTACTGTTTATTGTAGACTGAATGAGATTGAATTGGCACGACAGCTGTTTGATCAGTCTAAGGAGAAAACTTTGGCATCTTGGAATGCCATGATCTCGGGTTATACCCAAAACGGGCTGACGGAGACTGCAATATCTCTTTTCCGTGAAATGATGTCTGAATTCAGTCCAAACCCTGTTACAGTTACAAGTATTCTTTCGGCTTGTGCTCAGCTCGGAGCCATAAGTCTTGGGAAATGGGCCCATGGTTTGATTAAGAGCAAAAATCTTGAGTCTAACATCTATGTATTGACTTCTCTAGTTGACATGTATGCAAAGTGTGGGAGCATTGTGGAAGCTCGGAAGTTATTTGACTCGATGACAGAGAAAAATGTGGTTACTTGGAATGCCATGATATCTGCTTACGGCCTTCATGGTGATGGGCACGAAGCACTAAAACTCTTTACAGAGATGTTGCATTCTGGGATTTCCCCAAGCGCAGTTACTTTTCTATCCGTCTTGTATGCTTGTAGCCATGCGGGCTTGGTGAGAGAAGGTGAAGAAATCTTGGATCATATGGTTCACAACCATGGCTTTGAGCCCTTGCCCGAGCATTATGCCTGCATGGTTGACATCCTTGGCAGAGCTGGAAAGTTAGAGAAGGCTTTGGAATTTATAAAGGAAATGCCAGTTGAGCCAGGTCCTCCCGTTTGGGGTGCATTGCTTGGTGCTTGCATGATTCACAAGAACACCGAACTGGCGCGTGTGGCTTCTGAAAATCTATTTGAACTGGACCCAGATAATACAGGATATTATGTCTTGCTCTCCAACGTATACTCAGCTGACAGGAACTTTCCGAAGGCTGCTTCAGTACGACAGGTAGTTAAGAATAGAAATTTGGCTAAGACTCCGGGATGCACTCTCGTTGAGATTGGTGAGACCCCGCATGTGTTTACATGTGGTGATCGATCTCATCCTCAAGCAACGGCAATCTATAGGATGCTGGATGAGTTAATGGGAAAAATGGCGGAGGCTGGATTTCAGACTGAAACTGTGACTGCTTTGCATGATGttgaggaggaagagaaggagTTAATGATGAAGGTTCATAGTGAGAAGCTGGCCATTGCTTTTGCCCTTATTGAAACAGCACCCGGGGCAGAAATTAGAATCTTTAAGAATCTCCGGGTTTGTTTGGATTGCCATAATGCAACTAAATTTATATCCAAGATCACAGAAAGAGTTATTGTAGTTAGAGATGCTAATAGATTCCATCATTTCAAAGACGGCATTTGTTCTTGTGGAGACTATTGGTGA